From a region of the Myxococcaceae bacterium JPH2 genome:
- a CDS encoding arginine N-succinyltransferase produces MLVLRDVQKTDLAGLKRLAAVLNTVNLPNNEETLEAIIDKSVKSFAGKVKDPFGREYLFVLEDVRNNLIIGTSMIIAQHGTYEAPHIYYEVSEREHYSASLERHLRHKVLSIAYNYEGPTEIGGLVVDPPYRATPDKPGKQLSFVRFLFIAMHRRLFRPRVLAELLPPLLPDGRSLLWEACGKKFTGLTYLEADRLSRQNKEFIKELFPSSDIYASLFPDRVQKVLGEVGPATRGVQRMLERIGFRYVERIDPFDGGPHFEANTGDVSLVRRYRTVKLAEEDFEMEGDDVLVAIENDSGRNRFRAVRCQARLDNQVVYLPARAKEVLDVEPGARLSIIPFE; encoded by the coding sequence ATGCTCGTCCTGCGTGACGTCCAGAAGACCGACCTTGCTGGCCTGAAGCGGCTGGCCGCGGTGCTCAACACCGTGAACCTGCCGAACAATGAAGAGACGCTCGAAGCCATCATCGACAAGTCGGTGAAGAGCTTCGCGGGCAAGGTGAAGGACCCCTTCGGACGCGAGTACCTCTTCGTGCTCGAGGACGTGCGGAACAACCTCATCATCGGCACGTCGATGATCATCGCGCAGCACGGCACGTACGAGGCCCCGCACATCTATTACGAGGTGAGCGAGCGCGAGCACTACTCGGCGTCGCTCGAGCGCCACCTGCGGCACAAGGTGCTGTCCATCGCCTACAACTACGAGGGCCCCACGGAGATTGGCGGCCTGGTGGTGGACCCGCCCTATCGCGCCACGCCGGACAAGCCCGGCAAGCAGCTGTCCTTCGTGCGCTTCCTCTTCATCGCCATGCACCGGCGGCTGTTCCGCCCGCGCGTGCTCGCGGAGCTCTTGCCGCCGCTGTTGCCGGACGGGCGCAGCCTCCTGTGGGAGGCGTGCGGCAAGAAGTTCACCGGCCTGACGTACCTGGAGGCGGACCGCCTGAGCCGGCAGAACAAGGAGTTCATCAAGGAGCTGTTCCCCTCCTCGGACATCTACGCGTCGCTGTTCCCGGACCGCGTGCAGAAGGTGCTGGGCGAGGTGGGCCCGGCCACGCGCGGCGTGCAGCGCATGCTGGAGCGCATCGGCTTCCGCTACGTGGAGCGCATCGACCCGTTCGACGGCGGCCCCCACTTCGAGGCGAACACCGGCGACGTCTCGCTCGTGCGCCGCTACCGCACCGTGAAGCTCGCGGAGGAGGACTTCGAGATGGAGGGCGATGACGTGCTCGTCGCCATCGAGAACGACTCGGGCCGCAACCGCTTCCGCGCCGTGCGCTGCCAGGCGCGCCTGGACAACCAGGTCGTCTACCTCCCCGCTCGCGCCAAGGAAGTGCTCGACGTGGAGCCCGGCGCCCGGCTGTCCATCATTCCCTTCGAGTAG
- a CDS encoding lasso peptide biosynthesis protein: protein MNALLVALLLALPDKPVNTEPPARSDRYVFAWRGVPVGTVSLRWEAGRFTYESRHLHTREGQVGERVREVPLRVDAAGRVEGTDAVPQALWLWHGPPPVGCVTGREELSGQEGPHCVTVVRGAQVEGTLLGAAFRARYGEDGGLVALEVGDSRFTRAAPGERLRAPPELFSAGLQVEGQGSGPLRLEPALEVPERLPDMTAWTAGPARALAARVHAAFPSKGPSAADWRVGADAEAGGCLAHALRFATLAARQGKRVGVVHGLLVVDGGPARPHAWVRVALAGGGTLDLDPTSLDAVSPATHVAVALVSAEGPGLEAGERWLALLRGAHRVVRGATRRE from the coding sequence GTGAACGCCCTCCTGGTCGCTCTGCTCCTCGCTCTCCCAGATAAGCCTGTAAACACGGAGCCTCCTGCGCGCTCGGACCGCTATGTCTTCGCGTGGCGCGGGGTTCCGGTGGGCACGGTGAGCCTGCGCTGGGAGGCGGGGCGCTTCACGTACGAGAGCCGTCACCTGCACACGCGTGAGGGGCAGGTGGGCGAGCGGGTTCGCGAGGTGCCGCTGCGGGTGGATGCCGCGGGGCGCGTGGAGGGGACGGACGCGGTGCCGCAAGCGCTGTGGCTGTGGCACGGGCCGCCGCCGGTGGGGTGCGTGACGGGGCGCGAGGAGCTGTCGGGCCAGGAGGGGCCGCACTGCGTGACGGTGGTGCGCGGGGCGCAGGTGGAGGGCACGCTGCTGGGGGCGGCGTTCCGCGCGCGTTACGGCGAGGACGGGGGACTGGTGGCGCTGGAGGTGGGGGACTCGCGCTTCACCCGGGCGGCGCCGGGAGAGCGGCTGCGCGCGCCGCCGGAGCTGTTCTCCGCCGGACTCCAGGTGGAGGGGCAGGGGAGCGGGCCGCTGCGGTTGGAGCCCGCGCTGGAGGTGCCGGAGCGGCTGCCGGACATGACGGCGTGGACCGCCGGGCCCGCGCGGGCGCTGGCGGCGCGGGTGCACGCCGCGTTTCCGAGCAAGGGGCCGTCCGCGGCGGACTGGCGCGTGGGCGCGGACGCGGAGGCGGGCGGGTGCCTGGCGCACGCGCTGCGCTTCGCGACGCTGGCGGCGCGGCAGGGGAAGCGGGTGGGCGTGGTGCACGGCCTGCTGGTGGTGGATGGCGGCCCGGCGCGCCCGCACGCGTGGGTGCGGGTGGCGCTCGCGGGAGGCGGTACGCTGGACCTGGACCCCACCTCGCTGGACGCCGTGTCGCCGGCCACGCACGTGGCGGTGGCGTTGGTGTCCGCGGAGGGGCCCGGCCTGGAGGCGGGGGAGCGCTGGCTGGCGCTCCTGCGCGGGGCGCACCGGGTGGTGCGGGGCGCTACTCGAAGGGAATGA
- a CDS encoding ABC transporter substrate-binding protein, whose product MGAKRYLFAFGVAAGLPSALVLGLLLRAVTGEPHGVEGWAVLLLGVPALWLVGGYLAWFRWAALRRHARRAVMGRLAEGDLATPIRQEFEGQEDVRRLVLSLRRALSQVQRVTANLHRTCNGVGEQATQLLEAARRQGSAVERTLTAVGSSGDSLQTAVKRVQHLETFAHETTGALLEMTERLHQVVAGMATVNDFGQSTSSLMEAMSERLAHIAASGDELGRFASEAEDFVAMVEGGIDAVRRRANETNQLAHAVTATAEHGELLVGDSVQGMYRVEETVRKAAELMGTLGARSTAIGRIVDVIQEIADQTNLLALNAAIIAAQAGEHGRPFGVVANEIRSLAERTTRSTREIGAMVTGIRDAVQTAVTLVQEGREQATAGVQLGDRASEALAEIRTITQRTFAAVEATVAETQRLEAQGSTVVEASRRVATRVEDVTRMAIEQSGHARELVRQTQEMARVGQGAAQKAEAQAHTGRELSEAVMRLSAAIDELRMAHAVLTRGDAAIREEVAQVREDARRVIRIGDGLDRTVEQLGHEARSLEAEVFRFQLPSPRVGGRLRVALHQTASLRNRQAVDPLFTVENQMAELTACVFSGLLRLEDGLLVPDLAERWDADPSARRYRFYLRRGVTFHDGTLLTAQDVKRHLERLMDPAVRSPDRSLLEDVEGALEYGQGLAREVTGIEVLDEGTLEIRLREPKAFFLQLMALTATSVARVDTTGRLVGTGPFRLIALEPDRVVLERNPTYWRGGSPMLDRLEFQLVDSRQAGITRLLTGDVDLVSFLPTEHTEEPRLEAFQVVASTTPSTAFVGLNLREPPYDDVRVRRALRAGMDVPGMVEQFHPGARVARTLTPPELLDTGDLGPAPGPDVTLAEQLLRDAGVRRLQLTIHHPAGRDTSAEDAVLFRPLVQAGLLELRHLEMPSLEYTARLREGKIPAFRTLWLADFADPDSFLHFLLNSGAQTVYPVGYRNPELDRITAEARVSIDPELRDQLYRRAERIFHDDCPLIPLFHDRIHAAASPAIQGLRLHQTPPQVRFEDLWVDPNAGF is encoded by the coding sequence ATGGGAGCCAAACGGTACCTCTTCGCGTTCGGGGTCGCGGCGGGCCTCCCGTCCGCCCTCGTGCTGGGCCTGCTCCTGCGGGCCGTGACGGGAGAGCCGCACGGCGTGGAAGGGTGGGCCGTGCTGCTGCTGGGCGTGCCCGCGCTCTGGTTGGTGGGCGGCTACCTGGCGTGGTTCCGGTGGGCGGCCTTGCGGCGCCATGCCCGGCGCGCGGTGATGGGCCGGCTGGCGGAGGGAGACCTCGCCACGCCCATCCGGCAGGAGTTCGAGGGACAGGAGGACGTGCGCCGGCTGGTGCTGTCGCTGCGGCGCGCGCTGTCCCAGGTGCAGCGCGTGACGGCGAACCTGCACCGCACCTGCAACGGCGTGGGCGAGCAGGCCACGCAGCTGCTCGAGGCGGCGCGGCGGCAAGGCAGCGCGGTGGAGCGCACGCTCACCGCGGTGGGCAGCAGCGGGGACAGCCTCCAGACCGCGGTCAAGCGCGTGCAGCACCTGGAGACCTTCGCCCATGAGACGACGGGCGCGCTGCTGGAGATGACCGAGCGGCTGCACCAGGTGGTGGCGGGCATGGCCACCGTCAACGACTTCGGCCAGAGCACCAGCTCGCTCATGGAGGCGATGAGCGAGCGGCTGGCGCACATCGCCGCGTCCGGCGACGAGCTGGGCCGCTTCGCCAGCGAGGCCGAGGACTTCGTGGCCATGGTGGAGGGCGGCATCGACGCCGTGCGCCGCCGCGCCAACGAGACGAACCAGCTGGCCCACGCGGTGACGGCCACCGCCGAGCACGGTGAGCTGCTGGTGGGCGACAGCGTCCAGGGCATGTACCGGGTGGAAGAGACGGTGCGCAAGGCGGCCGAGCTGATGGGCACGCTCGGCGCGCGCTCCACCGCCATCGGCCGCATCGTGGACGTCATCCAGGAGATCGCCGACCAGACGAACCTGCTGGCCCTCAACGCCGCCATCATCGCCGCGCAGGCCGGCGAGCACGGCCGCCCCTTTGGCGTGGTGGCCAACGAGATTCGCAGCCTCGCCGAGCGCACCACGCGCTCCACGCGCGAGATTGGCGCCATGGTGACGGGCATCCGCGACGCGGTGCAGACCGCCGTGACGCTGGTGCAGGAGGGCCGCGAGCAGGCCACCGCGGGCGTGCAGCTGGGAGACCGGGCCTCCGAGGCGCTGGCCGAGATTCGCACCATCACCCAGCGCACCTTCGCCGCCGTCGAGGCCACGGTGGCCGAGACGCAGCGATTGGAGGCGCAGGGCTCCACCGTGGTGGAGGCGAGCCGCCGCGTGGCGACGCGCGTGGAGGACGTCACGCGCATGGCCATCGAGCAGTCCGGCCATGCCCGCGAGCTGGTGCGCCAGACGCAAGAGATGGCGCGCGTGGGCCAGGGCGCCGCGCAGAAGGCCGAGGCCCAGGCCCACACTGGCCGCGAGCTGTCCGAGGCCGTCATGCGGCTGAGCGCGGCCATCGACGAGCTGCGCATGGCGCACGCGGTCCTCACCCGAGGTGACGCCGCCATCCGCGAGGAGGTCGCCCAGGTGCGTGAGGACGCGCGCCGGGTCATCCGCATCGGCGATGGGTTGGACCGCACGGTGGAGCAGCTGGGCCACGAGGCGCGCAGCCTGGAGGCCGAGGTGTTCCGCTTCCAGCTCCCCAGCCCGCGCGTGGGCGGCAGGCTGCGCGTGGCGCTGCACCAGACGGCCTCGCTGCGCAACCGGCAGGCGGTGGATCCGCTGTTCACGGTGGAGAACCAGATGGCGGAGCTCACCGCCTGCGTGTTCTCCGGGCTCTTGCGGCTGGAGGACGGCCTGCTCGTGCCGGACCTCGCCGAGCGCTGGGACGCGGACCCCTCCGCGCGCCGCTACCGCTTCTATCTGCGCCGCGGCGTCACCTTCCATGACGGCACGCTGCTCACCGCCCAGGACGTGAAGCGACACCTGGAGCGCTTGATGGACCCCGCGGTGCGCTCGCCGGACCGCAGCCTCCTGGAGGACGTGGAGGGCGCGCTCGAGTACGGCCAGGGGCTGGCGCGCGAGGTGACAGGCATCGAGGTGCTGGACGAGGGCACGCTGGAGATTCGCCTGCGCGAGCCCAAGGCCTTCTTCCTCCAGCTCATGGCGCTGACCGCCACCAGCGTGGCCCGCGTGGACACCACGGGACGGCTGGTGGGCACCGGGCCCTTCCGCCTCATCGCGCTCGAGCCCGACCGCGTGGTGCTGGAGCGCAACCCCACCTACTGGCGCGGCGGCTCGCCCATGCTGGACCGGCTGGAGTTCCAGCTCGTGGACTCGCGTCAGGCGGGCATCACGCGGCTGCTGACCGGCGACGTGGACCTGGTGTCCTTCCTGCCCACCGAGCACACCGAGGAGCCTCGGCTGGAGGCCTTCCAGGTCGTGGCCAGCACCACGCCGTCCACCGCGTTCGTGGGCCTCAACCTGCGCGAGCCGCCCTACGACGACGTGCGCGTGCGCCGCGCGCTCCGGGCCGGCATGGACGTCCCCGGCATGGTCGAGCAGTTCCACCCGGGCGCGCGCGTGGCCCGCACGCTCACCCCGCCGGAGCTGCTCGACACGGGCGACCTGGGCCCCGCGCCTGGGCCCGACGTGACGCTCGCGGAGCAGCTCTTGCGCGACGCCGGGGTGCGCCGACTCCAGCTCACCATCCACCATCCCGCGGGCCGCGACACGTCCGCCGAGGACGCCGTGCTGTTCCGCCCGCTGGTGCAGGCGGGCCTGCTGGAGCTGCGGCACCTGGAGATGCCGTCGCTCGAGTACACGGCGCGGCTGCGCGAGGGGAAGATTCCGGCCTTCCGCACGCTGTGGCTGGCGGACTTCGCGGACCCGGACTCCTTCCTCCACTTCCTGCTCAACTCGGGCGCGCAGACGGTCTACCCGGTGGGCTACCGCAACCCGGAGCTGGACCGCATCACCGCCGAGGCGCGCGTCTCCATCGACCCGGAGCTGCGCGACCAGCTCTACCGCCGCGCCGAGCGCATCTTCCACGACGACTGCCCGCTCATCCCGCTGTTCCACGACCGCATCCACGCGGCCGCCTCGCCCGCCATCCAGGGACTGCGCCTGCACCAGACGCCGCCCCAGGTCCGCTTCGAGGACCTGTGGGTGGACCCCAACGCGGGCTTCTGA
- a CDS encoding DedA family protein: MVAFIDKLIGTLGPFGLLVLGMAATLEYVVPPFPGDTITLLGGVYAVRGAQPWPLVFLVVTVGSVVGAAIDYSVGRWLARRFDAHPEWSFFGLTHARLVQVQARMRTTGPWLLIINRFLPGIRGVIFIAAGAAEMPRFNALLLGAVSAMAHTALVLGLGMAVGGNLERLTFLMSRYQYAVMGLVVVAVVALTVRALARRRAAPTGP, from the coding sequence GTGGTGGCATTCATCGACAAGCTCATCGGGACGCTGGGGCCGTTCGGGCTGCTCGTGCTCGGGATGGCGGCGACGCTGGAGTACGTGGTGCCGCCCTTTCCGGGGGACACCATCACCTTGTTGGGCGGGGTGTACGCGGTGCGCGGTGCTCAGCCGTGGCCGCTGGTGTTCCTGGTGGTGACGGTGGGCAGCGTGGTGGGCGCGGCCATCGACTATTCCGTGGGCCGGTGGCTGGCCCGCCGGTTCGATGCCCATCCCGAGTGGAGCTTCTTCGGCCTCACCCACGCCCGACTGGTGCAGGTGCAGGCGCGGATGCGGACCACCGGGCCGTGGCTGCTCATCATCAATCGCTTCCTGCCCGGTATCCGCGGCGTCATCTTCATCGCCGCGGGCGCCGCGGAGATGCCGCGCTTCAACGCGCTCCTGCTCGGCGCGGTGTCCGCGATGGCGCACACCGCGCTGGTGCTGGGGTTGGGCATGGCGGTGGGAGGCAACCTGGAGCGGCTGACCTTCCTCATGAGCCGCTACCAGTACGCCGTCATGGGGCTGGTGGTCGTCGCGGTGGTGGCGCTGACGGTGCGCGCGCTGGCCCGGCGCCGCGCGGCGCCCACGGGGCCGTGA
- a CDS encoding lanthionine synthetase C family protein, translating into MSHAPFASAPALPEADSFQETLRELARHMVGTMDPSRADRLFPPDAMAFQTNALNLAYGACGPALFLHDVLGELPQVAREWLLAQPVEPSAYPPGLYSGIAGVAWTFAELGLLEHAQALFEKVSTSPLAFRAVDIFDGVAGWGLTALAFHQRTRDDRYLALAGRAADHLLANAQSHEHGLWWRNEGESVARLGFALGGSGAALFLLYLGRATGEARYLAAARGALDFEIAHAQERGAALVWGVTAGATGHRPYWLRGGAGVASTLIRFFAVLQDERYLQVARRAARGCGVFFSAAPHLFEGLTAMGETLLDMYQVTGEPQYLELARQKARQTLLFRIERPTGLAFPGRYLLRVSHDYGMGGAGIGMFLHRLLKNSPRRFHDLPGLTPPH; encoded by the coding sequence ATGTCGCACGCTCCTTTCGCCTCCGCCCCGGCCCTGCCAGAGGCGGACTCGTTCCAGGAAACGCTCCGCGAGCTGGCCCGGCACATGGTCGGCACCATGGACCCGAGCCGCGCGGACCGCCTCTTCCCTCCGGACGCCATGGCGTTCCAGACGAACGCGCTGAACCTGGCCTATGGCGCCTGCGGGCCCGCGCTCTTCCTCCACGACGTGCTGGGAGAGCTTCCCCAGGTCGCGAGGGAGTGGCTCCTCGCGCAGCCCGTGGAGCCCTCCGCGTATCCTCCGGGCCTCTACTCCGGCATCGCGGGAGTGGCCTGGACCTTCGCGGAGCTGGGCTTGCTCGAGCACGCCCAGGCGCTCTTCGAGAAGGTCTCCACCTCACCGCTCGCCTTTCGCGCCGTGGACATCTTCGATGGCGTCGCGGGCTGGGGGCTGACGGCGCTCGCCTTCCACCAGCGAACCCGGGATGACCGGTACCTCGCGCTCGCGGGCCGCGCCGCGGACCACCTGCTCGCCAACGCCCAGTCCCACGAGCACGGCCTCTGGTGGCGCAACGAAGGGGAGTCCGTGGCGCGGCTCGGCTTCGCGCTCGGCGGCAGCGGCGCGGCGCTGTTCCTGCTCTACCTCGGGCGCGCCACCGGCGAGGCGCGCTACCTCGCCGCGGCCCGCGGCGCGCTGGACTTCGAGATCGCCCACGCGCAAGAGCGAGGGGCCGCGCTCGTGTGGGGTGTCACCGCGGGCGCCACCGGCCACCGCCCCTACTGGCTGCGCGGCGGCGCGGGCGTGGCGTCCACCCTCATCCGCTTCTTCGCCGTCCTCCAGGACGAGCGCTACCTCCAGGTGGCCCGCCGGGCGGCGCGCGGCTGCGGCGTGTTCTTCTCCGCGGCGCCCCACCTCTTCGAGGGGCTGACCGCCATGGGCGAGACGCTCCTGGACATGTACCAGGTGACGGGCGAGCCGCAGTACCTGGAGCTGGCCCGACAGAAGGCCCGGCAGACGCTGCTGTTCCGCATCGAGCGCCCCACGGGACTCGCCTTCCCGGGGCGCTACCTGCTGCGCGTCAGCCACGACTACGGCATGGGCGGCGCGGGAATCGGGATGTTCCTCCACCGCCTTCTGAAGAACTCACCCCGGCGCTTCCACGACCTGCCCGGGCTCACACCGCCGCACTGA
- a CDS encoding radical SAM protein codes for MNLKQLSLPELHEALAPLAPTPVAVRKVFAAVFAHGLPSVEAICRAPQVPRRVADHLRAHAEMPSLRVVERRKADDGFVKYLFESPLGGQIEAVRIPIFDEKYVVCVSSQVGCALACDFCMTGKLGFKRNLQTWEILDQVLQVRAEADRPVRGVVFMGMGEPLLNYKETLRAAQILSNPAGFSISGQSITFSTAGHVPAIRRYTREGHPYRLAFSVTSAIAEKRAQVLPIEKTHPLPELIEAIREYSEARRERAMIAYVAIQGFNLGREDAEALKVAFEGIPIKVDLIDVTDPTGKYLPPTAEELSAFRDHLQILKAPIARRYSGGKEIGAACGTLAASQYGGTVLAPPGE; via the coding sequence TTGAACCTGAAGCAATTGTCCCTGCCGGAGCTGCACGAGGCGCTGGCTCCGCTCGCCCCCACGCCGGTGGCCGTCCGCAAGGTGTTCGCGGCGGTGTTCGCCCATGGCCTGCCCTCGGTGGAGGCCATCTGCCGGGCGCCCCAGGTGCCGCGCCGCGTCGCGGACCACCTGCGCGCGCACGCCGAGATGCCGAGCCTCCGGGTGGTGGAGCGGCGCAAGGCGGACGACGGCTTCGTGAAGTACCTCTTCGAGTCGCCGCTGGGCGGACAGATTGAAGCGGTGCGCATCCCCATCTTCGACGAGAAGTACGTCGTCTGCGTCTCCAGCCAGGTGGGCTGTGCGCTGGCGTGCGACTTCTGCATGACGGGGAAGCTGGGCTTCAAGCGCAACCTCCAGACCTGGGAGATTCTGGACCAGGTGCTCCAGGTGCGCGCCGAGGCGGACCGGCCCGTGCGCGGCGTCGTGTTCATGGGGATGGGCGAGCCGCTGCTCAACTACAAGGAGACGCTCCGGGCGGCGCAGATCCTGTCCAACCCGGCGGGCTTCTCCATCTCCGGGCAGTCCATCACCTTCTCCACCGCGGGGCATGTGCCGGCCATCCGGCGCTACACGCGCGAGGGGCACCCGTACCGGCTGGCCTTCTCGGTGACGAGCGCCATCGCGGAGAAGCGCGCGCAGGTGCTGCCCATCGAGAAGACGCACCCGTTGCCGGAGCTCATCGAGGCCATCCGCGAGTACAGCGAGGCGCGGCGCGAGCGGGCGATGATTGCCTACGTGGCCATCCAGGGCTTCAACCTGGGGCGCGAGGACGCCGAGGCGCTGAAGGTGGCCTTCGAGGGCATCCCCATCAAGGTGGACCTCATCGACGTGACGGACCCCACGGGGAAGTACCTGCCGCCCACGGCCGAGGAGCTGAGCGCGTTTCGCGACCACCTCCAGATTCTCAAGGCGCCCATCGCGCGGCGGTACTCGGGCGGCAAGGAGATTGGCGCGGCCTGCGGCACGCTGGCGGCCAGCCAGTACGGCGGCACGGTGCTCGCTCCGCCCGGTGAGTGA
- a CDS encoding zf-HC2 domain-containing protein, whose product MYTCKDSINLLLEYLDGEMTPEEARHLKEHFAGCRPCEEFLSTYRATSGMCKRALAQRIPQEVSAKLTEFLRSKIKPAS is encoded by the coding sequence ATGTATACGTGTAAAGATTCCATCAACCTCCTGCTGGAGTACCTCGACGGCGAGATGACGCCGGAGGAAGCGCGCCATTTGAAGGAGCACTTCGCGGGCTGCAGGCCGTGCGAGGAGTTCCTGAGCACCTACCGGGCCACGTCCGGGATGTGCAAACGGGCGTTGGCTCAGCGGATTCCCCAGGAAGTCTCGGCCAAGCTGACCGAGTTCCTGCGGTCGAAGATCAAGCCCGCGTCTTGA
- a CDS encoding sigma-70 family RNA polymerase sigma factor, with product MSDQVDTGDDRRLLARAQDGEIAAFEALVEAHQDKVYGLALRMTRSEADAAEITQDTFLSAYQHLKDFRGEAAFGSWVHRIAANHALMRLRHRRVAQAVESELQGPEFTERGTLADYPLSDWGQNAEEKALDAELGVAIQQATDRLPEGYREVFLLKDVDGLSYEQISEATGDSIPAIKSRLHRARLALREAIEQFYQPG from the coding sequence ATGTCCGACCAGGTCGACACAGGAGACGACCGCCGACTGCTGGCGCGGGCGCAGGACGGCGAAATCGCCGCCTTCGAGGCGCTGGTGGAGGCCCACCAGGACAAGGTGTACGGCCTGGCGCTGCGGATGACCCGCTCCGAGGCGGACGCCGCCGAAATCACGCAGGACACCTTCCTGTCCGCCTATCAACACCTGAAGGACTTCCGGGGAGAGGCCGCCTTCGGCTCGTGGGTGCATCGCATCGCGGCCAACCACGCGCTCATGCGCCTGCGCCACCGGCGGGTGGCCCAGGCCGTCGAGTCCGAGCTTCAGGGCCCCGAGTTCACCGAGCGGGGCACCCTGGCGGACTACCCCCTCTCCGACTGGGGCCAGAACGCCGAGGAAAAGGCCCTGGACGCCGAGCTGGGCGTGGCCATCCAGCAGGCGACCGACCGGCTGCCCGAGGGCTACAGGGAGGTCTTCCTCTTGAAAGACGTGGACGGCCTCAGTTACGAACAGATTTCAGAGGCAACGGGGGATTCCATCCCTGCTATCAAGAGTCGTCTGCACCGGGCCCGGCTTGCGCTTCGCGAGGCCATCGAGCAGTTCTACCAGCCGGGATGA
- a CDS encoding DNA-3-methyladenine glycosylase, whose protein sequence is MDPLDEAFYARPALVVARELLGALLVVEEGGWRRVGRIVETEAYVGPHDLASHSSKGLTPRTEVMFGPAGRAYVYLIYGMHHCFNVTTDTPGHGAAVLVRAVEPVEGLPPEARTDGPGRLCKALGLTMAHNRTPLFSPALHLLPGAPVPESQVSRGPRIGVDYAGAWAAEPFRLWVRDSRHVSRAPAKRA, encoded by the coding sequence ATGGACCCGCTCGATGAGGCCTTCTATGCCCGCCCCGCGCTGGTGGTCGCGCGCGAGCTGCTGGGCGCGCTTCTCGTCGTGGAGGAGGGCGGCTGGCGGCGGGTGGGGCGCATCGTGGAGACGGAGGCCTACGTGGGGCCGCACGACCTGGCGAGCCACTCGTCCAAGGGCCTCACCCCGCGCACCGAGGTGATGTTCGGCCCCGCGGGCCGCGCGTACGTCTACCTCATCTACGGCATGCACCACTGCTTCAACGTCACCACGGACACGCCGGGCCACGGGGCCGCGGTGCTGGTGCGCGCGGTGGAGCCGGTGGAGGGCCTGCCCCCGGAGGCTCGCACGGATGGCCCGGGGCGGCTGTGCAAGGCGCTGGGGCTGACCATGGCGCACAACCGCACGCCGCTGTTCTCCCCGGCGCTCCACTTGCTGCCCGGCGCGCCGGTGCCCGAGTCCCAGGTGTCCCGGGGGCCGCGCATCGGCGTGGACTACGCGGGGGCCTGGGCCGCCGAGCCCTTCCGGCTCTGGGTTCGCGACAGCCGACATGTCAGCCGGGCTCCGGCCAAGCGGGCATGA